From the bacterium genome, the window CGAGAAATCCCGATCCAAGGATGCCCGCCGGCAGGGCAAACAGGCCGATGCCGATGATCGCGATCATCGAGCCGAGCAGCTTGCCAAGCGGCGTCATGGGGTGCACGTCGCCGTATCCGACGGTCGTCAACGTCGAGGCCGCCCACCACATCGCGTCCGGAATGGAGCCGAACGAGTCGGGCTGGAATTCGTGCTCGAGGTGGTGCATCAGCGCGGAGGACAGGATGATCGCGACCACCATGATGAAAAGCGCGACGAAAAGTTCCTCGCGCTTGGCCCGCGCCACGTTTGCGAAGGTGCGGATGGCTTTCGAGTAGCGCGCGAATTTCAGGACGCGGAACAGCCGGAACAGGCGCAGCGCACGCACCGCGCGGAAGTCCCCCATCAACGCGGCGTAGAACGGCGCGACGGCGAGCAGGTCGATGAGCATCATCGGCGAGACGGCGAACTTCAACCGTCCGACGAACGGGCGGCGGTAGCGCTCCTCGACGGTGCAGGCCCACAGCCGCGCGAGATATTCGAGCGAGAAAATCGCGACGGAAAACGCGTCGAACGCGTCGAAAAACAGCGGCGACGCGGCATAGATCCACGGCACGGTTTCGAGAATGACCGCGGCGAGATTCAGGACGATGAGGACGATGATGAAAAGGTCGAACAGGCGGCTTGCACGATCGTCCGCCCGCGCGACCGTGATGATCTGCCAGACGCGCTTTCTGACGCTTGCGGCCGCCATCGGCCGGTCGGACGGGTCGCGCGCGACCGCGGCCACCGCGCCGGCGCCGGCCTCTGCGACAAATCCGCGATGCAACCTGTCGTCCATGACGGTCGTTCCCTTCGTCCGGCGTATCGGCCAACCGGATAAGGAACGCGACGATAATTTTTATCGTTTCGGTGGGGTAACGCCGCCGGAGGGCGTGGCGCGGCGCGGCAAAACGTCCCCAACGGGAGTCGAACCCGTGTTACCGGCGTGAAAGGCCGGCGTCCTAGGCCTCTAGACGATGGGGACTCGGAGAAGAAAAACGCTCCGCGCCGCGGCCCGGCGTGAGAGCGCGTTCCTTTTAACGATTCTTTGGGGCGGGTGCAATGCGTGGGGACGGCGCGGCTCACGGCTCCGGGCGGCGCTCGGCGGGCGTGCGCGGTTTGCGGCGATTGTTTTTCGCGGCGGGGCGTTTTGGTTCGCCGCCGTTACCCTTGCCTTTCGCCCGGCCGCGCCCGTTTGTCTTCGCGGTTCGGGTCGCCTTGACGACCGGTTTCGCGCCTTGCCGCCTTGTCGCCGGCTTCGCTTTTTGGGCGCGCTTTTTCGTGGCGCCATTTCCCGACTTGCGCGCACGGGCCGCCGCCGCCTTGCGGAACGAACGTTCGAGCACCAGATCGAGCACCTCGTCGATATCCTTCACGAAGTGCACCTTCACCTTGCGCCGGACCTCCGGCGCGAGATCGCGATAGTCCTTTTCGTTGCCCGCCGGCGCGACGACAACGCGCAGCCCCGCGCGGTGAGCGCCGAGCAGTTTTTCGCGCAGGCCGCCGATCGGCATGACGCGCCCGCGCAGCGTGATTTCGCCGGTCATCCCCGTTTCCGCCTTCGACGGAATTCCGGTGAGCGTCGAAACGAGCGCGGTCACCATCGCGATGCCGGCGGACGGGCCGTCCTTGGGAATGGCGCCCGCGGGCACGTGGACGTGAATGTCGTGCGTCGAGAAGAAATCGGGGACAAGGCCGATTTCCTTCGCGTGCGCGCGGGCGTACGTCACCGCCGCCTGCGCGGACTCGCGCATCACCTCGCCCAGATGCCCCGTCAGCGTCAGCGCGCCGCGCCCCGGCGTGGCCTGCGCCTCGATGTGCAGGATTTCGCCGCCGACGGGCGTCCACGCAAGGCCCGTCGCCAGGCCGACGCGCAGCCCCGGCGCCTCGTCTTCCTCGTGCCGGTACTCCGGCGGGCCGAGCAGTTTTTCGACCTGTCCGGGCGTCACCGCGATGTGCTCCGCCTTGCCCTCGCCGATGCGCCGCGCGACCTTTCGGCATAGCGAGCCGATGGTGCGTTCGAGCGTGCGCACGCCGGCCTCGCGCGTGTACCCCTCGACGACCTTCATCACCGCGCGGCTGGGGAAATCAATCTGCTCTCCCGTCAGCCCGGTCGCGTCGAGCTGCTTCGGGATGAGGTAGCGCTCGGCGATGTTGACCTTTTCCTGCGACGTGTAGCCGGGGATGCGGATCATCTCCATGCGGTCGTGCAGCGCCTGCGGGATGGGGTGCTCGGTGTTCGCCGTCGCGATGAACAACACGCGCGAAAGATCGAATGGCACGCCCATGTAATGATCGGTGAAATGGTCGTTCTGCTCCGGATCGAGCACCTCGAGCAGCGCCGAGGCGGGGTCGCCGCGGAAGTCGGCGCCGAGCTTGTCGATCTCGTCGAGCATGAAAACGGGGTTGTTCGAACCGGCCTGTTTCATGCCCATGAGGATCTTGCCGGGCATGGCGCCGACGTAGGTGCGCCGGTGGCCGCGGATCTCGGCCTCGTCGCGCACGCCGCCCAGCGAGACACGG encodes:
- a CDS encoding ion transporter produces the protein MAAASVRKRVWQIITVARADDRASRLFDLFIIVLIVLNLAAVILETVPWIYAASPLFFDAFDAFSVAIFSLEYLARLWACTVEERYRRPFVGRLKFAVSPMMLIDLLAVAPFYAALMGDFRAVRALRLFRLFRVLKFARYSKAIRTFANVARAKREELFVALFIMVVAIILSSALMHHLEHEFQPDSFGSIPDAMWWAASTLTTVGYGDVHPMTPLGKLLGSMIAIIGIGLFALPAGILGSGFLEEMQRHRPRTNFCPHCGGDIHRHG
- the lon gene encoding endopeptidase La, with translation MTEEETIVIPNELPVLALRDVVVFPYMIIPLVVGRDISNAAIDAAMAGERMVAVITQKDMDIEEPRGEDLFTVGTACTIMRMVKLTEERVKVLVQGVAKVRTKKFKQERPFLRATVEIIQEPEAPDETIENEANQRAVVEGLQKISQMGKSIPNEVVELAETVDDPGRLADIVASNLSLKIAQAQEVLETVDPQKRLELVREHLARELALLEAQAKIETMAKEGIHKSQREYYLREQMKAIRKELGETDDRDEEMDLLREKIEKAKMPKAVAAEADKQLKRLSRLHGDSAEAGVVRTYLDWLVELPWTAKTRDKLDLKQAHAVLDEDHFGLEKVKERILEFLAVAKMRGTVKGSILCFVGPPGVGKTSLGRSIARSMGRKFIRVSLGGVRDEAEIRGHRRTYVGAMPGKILMGMKQAGSNNPVFMLDEIDKLGADFRGDPASALLEVLDPEQNDHFTDHYMGVPFDLSRVLFIATANTEHPIPQALHDRMEMIRIPGYTSQEKVNIAERYLIPKQLDATGLTGEQIDFPSRAVMKVVEGYTREAGVRTLERTIGSLCRKVARRIGEGKAEHIAVTPGQVEKLLGPPEYRHEEDEAPGLRVGLATGLAWTPVGGEILHIEAQATPGRGALTLTGHLGEVMRESAQAAVTYARAHAKEIGLVPDFFSTHDIHVHVPAGAIPKDGPSAGIAMVTALVSTLTGIPSKAETGMTGEITLRGRVMPIGGLREKLLGAHRAGLRVVVAPAGNEKDYRDLAPEVRRKVKVHFVKDIDEVLDLVLERSFRKAAAARARKSGNGATKKRAQKAKPATRRQGAKPVVKATRTAKTNGRGRAKGKGNGGEPKRPAAKNNRRKPRTPAERRPEP